One genomic window of Streptomyces spiramyceticus includes the following:
- a CDS encoding NucA/NucB deoxyribonuclease domain-containing protein yields the protein MGTTTGKMKFFQQQYNTARSMRIFAKMEPGSVDYQWGLYDDIWTAPGIDLTVVGNCFGTGSGCSATQPPITLTWENWDSIDTWYYWNINSDATQGYGRDKQAAHQSHVQIYTDTGEYQTINKASAAKRIIRCDSAYYIYPDWPEGCVFLETIPRMMYSTAPDSPHKEVADHIYITQNNPDSTYPTSTTAKKFPGEYLMDYMAPGLHRIHKDFHLDELNANTSHKDAACTSTGDYSSTGLPLSLRPDTANGEECDEYPFRTTLEGAANPDWDFSVRAVNGSQNGSAGQTLMVYMRNHRILAWDDTLPADYNDRFYVQIVNF from the coding sequence GTGGGCACCACGACCGGCAAGATGAAGTTCTTCCAGCAGCAGTACAACACTGCCCGCTCCATGCGGATCTTCGCCAAGATGGAACCCGGCTCCGTCGACTACCAGTGGGGTCTGTACGACGACATCTGGACCGCTCCCGGTATCGACCTGACCGTTGTTGGTAACTGCTTCGGCACTGGATCCGGCTGCTCAGCAACCCAGCCTCCTATCACGCTGACGTGGGAGAACTGGGACAGCATCGACACCTGGTACTACTGGAACATCAACAGCGACGCCACCCAGGGCTACGGACGCGACAAGCAGGCCGCCCACCAGTCGCACGTGCAGATCTACACCGACACCGGCGAATACCAGACCATCAACAAGGCCTCGGCAGCCAAGCGAATCATCCGCTGCGACTCCGCCTACTACATCTACCCGGACTGGCCCGAAGGCTGCGTGTTCCTGGAGACCATCCCGCGGATGATGTACTCGACCGCACCGGACTCCCCCCACAAGGAAGTCGCCGACCACATCTACATCACCCAGAACAATCCGGACAGCACCTATCCGACCAGCACGACAGCGAAGAAGTTCCCGGGCGAGTACCTGATGGACTATATGGCTCCTGGTCTGCACCGGATCCACAAGGACTTCCACCTGGACGAGCTGAACGCGAACACCTCGCACAAGGACGCTGCCTGCACCTCGACCGGCGACTACTCCAGCACCGGGCTTCCGCTGTCGCTTCGGCCTGACACGGCCAACGGTGAGGAGTGCGACGAGTACCCGTTCCGCACCACCCTGGAAGGCGCCGCCAACCCTGACTGGGACTTCTCCGTCCGTGCGGTCAACGGGTCGCAGAACGGGTCCGCTGGGCAGACTCTGATGGTCTACATGCGGAACCACCGCATCCTCGCGTGGGACGACACGCTTCCTGCGGACTACAACGATCGTTTCTACGTGCAGATCGTCAACTTCTAA